A section of the Gasterosteus aculeatus chromosome 10, fGasAcu3.hap1.1, whole genome shotgun sequence genome encodes:
- the LOC120826976 gene encoding sodium-dependent neutral amino acid transporter B(0)AT1 yields MKLKLKLPNPGLDDRIPSHMELERMETEEAGDRPKWDNKAQYLLTCVGFCVGLGNVWRFPYLCQSHGGGAFMIPFLILLVLEGIPLLHLEFAIGQRLRKGSVGVWSSVSPYMTGVGIASMLVSFLVGMYYNTIMAWIMWYLFNSFQNPLPWSQCPLNANGTGQVEECARSSTVDYFWYRETLNTSTAIDDSGSPQWWMVLSLVAAWTLLYVCCIRGIETTGKAVYVTSTLPYLVLTIFFIRGLTLKGSFDGIKFLFTPDVNELMNPTTWLDAGAQVFYSFSLAFGGLISFSSYNSVHNNCEQDAVLISIINGCTSVYSATVIYSIIGFRATEKFDDCTGDNILKLMNAFNYAENNITESNYDVVLSHLNQTNPDIIQGLQLQTCDLQAFLSQGVEGTGLAFIVFTEAIIKMPISPLWAVLFFVMLFCLGLSTMFGNIEGVVVPLQDLNLLPRSWTKEVLCGLTCLVSLALGIIFTLRSGNYWLALFDNFAGSIPLLVIGFCEMFGVMYIYGVDRFNEDIEFMIGHKPNIFWQVTWRFVSPVIMVVILVFYFVTQITNNLTYLVWDQEAENFPTLEPRPYPSWINIIIFILAGIPSLSIPVVALYKFIQIKCCKQDDLRVDSVDTISAQIQMSDKRKF; encoded by the exons ATGAAGCTGAAGCTGAAGCTGCCAAACCCGGGACTGGATGACCGGATCCCTTCTCACATGGAACTGGAGAggatggagacggaggaggcggGGGACAGGCCGAAATGGGACAACAAAGCCCAGTATCTGCTCACCTGCGTGGGCTTCTGTGTGGGACTTGGCAACGTGTGGAGGTTCCCTTACCTGTGTCAGAGCCACGGGGGAG GTGCGTTCATGATCCCATTCCTCATCCTGCTGGTACTGGAGGGAATCCCACTTCTGCACCTGGAGTTTGCCATCGGTCAGCGCCTGAGAAAGGGCAGCGTGGGAGTCTGGAGCTCCGTCAGTCCATACATGACTGGAGTCG GTATTGCATCCATGCTTGTGTCATTTCTGGTGGGTATGTACTACAACACCATCATGGCCTGGATCATGTGGTACCTCTTCAACTCCTTTCAAAATCCCCTGCCCTGGAGTCAATGCCCCCTCAATGCAAACGGGACAG gcCAGGTGGAGGAATGCGCTCGGAGCAGCACCGTCGACTACTTCTGGTACAGAGAGACGCTGAACACCTCCACAGCTATTGATGATTCTGGGAGTCCACAGTGGTGGATGGTGTTGTCCCTGGTGGCTGCCTGGACTCTGCTCTACGTCTGCTGCATCCGCGGCATCGAGACCACCGGAAAG GCTGTGTATGTGACCTCCACCCTGCCGTACCTTGTCCTCACCATCTTCTTCATCCGAGGTCTGACCCTGAAAGGATCCTTCGATGGAATCAAGTTCCTGTTCACACCAGAC GTAAATGAGTTAATGAATCCAACAACCTGGTTGGATGCAGGCGCTCAAGTTTTCTATTCCTTCTCTTTGGCCTTCGGAGGTCTCATCTCTTTCTCCAGTTACAACTCTGTTCA caACAACTGCGAGCAGGATGCCGTTCTCATCTCTATCATCAACGGCTGCACGTCGGTGTACTCGGCGACGGTGATCTACTCCATCATCGGCTTCAGGGCCACGGAGAAGTTTGACGACTGCACAGGAGA caatatCCTCAAGCTGATGAATGCCTTCAACTATGCCGAAAACAACATCACCGAAAGCAACTACGATGTTGTTCTGTCGCATCTCAACCAGACAAATCCAGACATCATTCAAGGATTGCAATTACAGACCTGTGACTTGCAGGCTTTTCTCAGTCAG GGTGTGGAGGGAACAGGTCTGGCCTTCATTGTGTTCACGGAGGCCATCATCAAAATGCCGATTTCTCCTCTGTGGGCCGTCCTCTTCTTCGTCATGCTTTTCTGCCTCGGCCTCTCCACCATGTTCGGGAACATAGAGGGAGTCGTGGTTCCTTTGCAGGACCTCAATTTGCTGCCTCGATCTTGGACCAAGGAAGTTCTCTGTG GTCTCACTTGCCTGGTCTCTCTGGCTCTTGGCATCATCTTCACCCTGCGCTCCGGGAACTACTGGCTGGCTCTCTTCGATAACTTCGCTGGCTCCATCCCTCTTCTGGTCATCGGCTTTTGTGAAATGTTTGGTGTCATGTACATTTATGGCGTAGATAG GTTTAACGAGGACATCGAGTTCATGATTGGTCACAAGCCCAATATATTCTGGCAGGTGACGTGGAGGTTTGTCAGTCCAGTCATTATGGTCGTCATCTTGGTTTTCTACTTTGTCACCCAAATCACCAACAATCTCACTTATTTGGTTTGGGACCAAGAGGCG GAGAACTTTCCCACCCTTGAACCACGTCCATACCCTTCCTggatcaacatcatcatcttcattctGGCCGGAATTCCCAGTTTATCCATCCCAGTGGTCGCCCTCTACAAATTCATCCAGATCAAATGCTGCAAGCAGGATGACTTAAGAGTCGACTCAGTGGACACGATCTCTGCCCAAATACAAATGAGTGACAAAAGGAAGTTTTAG
- the LOC120825919 gene encoding sodium-dependent neutral amino acid transporter B(0)AT1 produces the protein MRLVLPNPGLDLRIPNYEDLERMDKEEADGRPKWDNKAQYILTCVGFCIGLGNVWRFPYLCQSHGGGAFMIPYLILLVVEGMPLLLLEFAIGQRLRKGSVGVWRAINPYLTGIGVASMLVSLLVGLYYNTLVAWILWYLFNSFQDPLPWTQCPLNDNGTGFVSDCQRSSTVDYYFYRVTLNSSASIGDSGGIHWPIVLCLLAAWTVVAICCIRGIGTSGKAVYVTAILPYIVLAIFLIRGLTLKGSLSGIKFLFTPDVDELIKPTTWLDAGAQVFYAFGLGWGGLISFSSYNPVHNNCIQDAVILSVITGLTSIYAATVTYSIIGFRATEKYDICMNDNIIKLLNTFELPEDNITVSNYEAAFNQLNSSSPETVLGLDIKTCDMQTLLSEGVEGTGLAFIVFTEAITKMPGSPVWSVLFFIMLLCLGLSTLFGNIEGVVVPLKDLNVFPKKWPHEILTGITCIAAFFICFLFALHSGIYWVTLFDNFAGSVPLLTIGLFEMIAVVYIYGIDRFNEDVEFMVGHKPSIFWQITWRFISPLIVLVILIFYLVTQVQKELTYLVWDPKSDEFPSLASVPYPAWINLVIFLLAGVPSLAVPVYALCRLIFLRCKKTTG, from the exons ATGAGACTGGTGCTTCCCAACCCAGGACTGGACCTCCGGATCCCCAACTATGAGGATCTGGAGAGGATGGATAAAGAAGAAGCGGACGGCCGGCCCAAGTGGGACAACAAAGCCCAGTACATTCTGACCTGTGTGGGTTTCTGCATTGGACTCGGTAACGTGTGGCGATTCCCTTACTTGTGTCAAAGTCACGGAGGAG GGGCCTTCATGATTCCCTACCTGattctgctggtggtggagggaATGCCTCTCCTGCTGTTGGAGTTTGCCATCGGCCAGCGTCTCAGGAAGGGCAGCGTAGGAGTGTGGAGAGCCATCAACCCGTATCTGACTGGTATTG GTGTAGCATCCATGCTGGTTTCCTTATTGGTTGGACTTTACTACAACACCTTAGTAGCCTGGATCCTGTGGTATCTCTTTAATTCCTTTCAAGACCCACTGCCTTGGACCCAGTGTCCTCTCAATGACAACGGGACAG GTTTTGTGTCAGACTGTCAACGGAGCTCCACTGTGGATTACTATTTTTACAGGGTGACTTTAAATAGTTCGGCCTCCATAGGCGACTCTGGGGGGATCCACTGGCCCATAGTACTCTGCCTGCTGGCCGCCTGGACTGTCGTTGCAATCTGTTGCATAAGGGGCATTGGCACTTCAGGCAAG GCGGTGTACGTCACTGCCATTCTGCCGTACATCGTGCTGGCCATCTTCCTGATCCGAGGACTGACTCTTAAAGGCTCCCTGAGTGGAATAAAGTTCCTCTTCACACCAGAC GTGGACGAGTTGATTAAACCAACAACTTGGCTGGATGCCGGCGCCCAGGTCTTCTACGCGTTTGGTTTGGGGTGGGGAGGCCTCATCTCCTTCTCAAGCTACAACCCCGTCCA CAACAACTGCATACAAGATGCCGTGATTCTGTCAGTCATAACTGGCCTCACCTCAATCTACGCTGCTACAGTCACCTACTCCATCATCGGCTTCAGGGCCACGGAGAAATATGACATCTgcatgaatga TAACATCATCaaattattaaatacatttgagctTCCTGAGGACAACATCACTGTGAGCAACTACGAGGCGGCCTTCAATCAACTCAATAGCTCTTCTCCGGAGACTGTTCTTGGATTGGACATTAAAACCTGTGACATGCAGACACTTCTCAGTGAG GGAGTGGAGGGAACCGGCCTGGCCTTCATCGTCTTCACAGAGGCAATAACCAAGATGCCTGGATCTCCGGTCTGGTCTGTTCTCTTCTTCATCATGCTTCTCTGCTTGGGACTCTCGACCCTGTTTGGCAACATAGAGGGAGTGGTGGTTCCACTCAAAGATCTGAATGTATTCCCTAAAAAGTGGCCTCATGAAATACTCACTG GGATAACATGTATTGCCGCCTTCTTCATCTGTTTCCTGTTTGCGCTGCATTCAGGGATTTATTGGGTAACACTCTTTGACAATTTTGCTGGATCAGTTCCACTCCTGACCATTGGATTGTTTGAGATGATAGCTGTTGTGTACATCTACGGCATAGACAG GTTCAACGAGGATGTGGAGTTCATGGTGGGACATAAGCCCTCCATCTTCTGGCAGATTACGTGGAGGTTCATCAGTCCTCTCATTGTTCTGGTTATTTTGATTTTCTATCTGGTGACTCAAGTCCAAAAAGAGCTCACCTACTTGGTCTGGGATCCAAAATCT GATGAATTCCCGTCTCTGGCATCAGTACCGTACCCCGCATGGATCAACTTGGTCATTTTTCTCCTGGCGGGGGTCCCAAGTCTTGCGGTGCCTGTTTATGCATTATGTAGGCTGATTTTCCTTCGCTGCAAGAAAACTACGGGGTAA
- the LOC120825949 gene encoding sodium-dependent neutral amino acid transporter B(0)AT1-like, which translates to MRLVFPNPGLDDRILSHEDLDRMEKEEDGDRPKWDNKAQYILTCVGFCIGIGNVWRFPYLCQTHGGGAFLIPYMILLVLEGMPLLLLEFAIGQRLRKGSVGVWRAINPYLTGIGVASMLVSLLVGLYYNTLIAWILWYLFNSFQSPLPWTQCPLNDNGTGFVPECQRSSTVDYYFYRVTLNSSASIGDSGGIHWPIVLCLLTAWSVMCVCYIRGIGTSGKAVYVTAILPYIVLAIFLIRGLTLKGSLSGIKFLFTPDVDELIEPTTWLDAGAQVFYAFSLAWGGLISFSSYNPVHNNCVQDAVILTAITGFTSIYAATVTYSIIGFRATEKFDNCISENIITLLNAFNLPEDNITASNYEAAFNQLNSSSPETVFGLDIKTCDMQTLLSEGVEGTGLAFIVFTEAITKMPGSPVWSVLFFIMLLCLGISTLFGNIEGVVVPLKDLKLLPQKWPQEALTGVTCAVAFIICILFAQNSGIYWVTLFDNFAGSVPLLTIGLFEMIAVVYIYGIDRFNEDLVFMVGYKPGIFWQVTWRFISPLIVLVILIFYMVTQTQKELTYLVWDSESEEFPALASVPYPSWINAVVFLLAGVPSLAVPVYALCRLVFVYCKKK; encoded by the exons ATGAGGCTTGTATTTCCCAACCCGGGACTGGATGACAGGATCCTTTCTCATGAAGACCTGGAcaggatggagaaggaggaggacggggacagGCCCAAGTGGGACAACAAAGCCCAGTACATTCTAACCTGTGTGGGCTTCTGCATCGGGATCGGCAACGTCTGGCGATTCCCTTACTTGTGTCAAACGCATGGAGGAG GAGCCTTTCTGATTCCCTACATGATTCTGCTGGTGTTGGAGGGAATGCCTCTCCTGCTGTTGGAGTTTGCCATCGGGCAGCGTCTCAGGAAGGGCAGCGTAGGAGTGTGGAGAGCCATCAACCCGTATCTGACTGGTATCG GTGTAGCATCCATGCTGGTTTCCTTATTGGTTGGACTTTACTACAACACCTTAATAGCCTGGATCCTGTGGTATCTCTTTAATTCCTTTCAATCCCCACTGCCTTGGACCCAGTGTCCTCTCAATGACAATGGGACAG GATTTGTACCAGAGTGTCAACGGAGCTCTACTGTGGATTACTACTTTTACCGAGTGACTCTGAACAGTTCGGCCTCCATAGGCGACTCTGGGGGGATCCACTGGCCCATAGTACTCTGCCTGCTAACGGCCTGGTCTgtcatgtgtgtctgttacaTTCGGGGGATCGGCACTTCAGGCAAG GCGGTGTACGTCACTGCCATTCTGCCGTACATCGTGCTGGCCATCTTCCTGATCCGAGGACTGACTCTTAAAGGCTCTTTGAGTGGAATAAAGTTCCTCTTCACACCAGAC GTGGacgagttgattgaaccaacgaCTTGGCTGGATGCAGGTGCACAGGTCTTTTATGCCTTTAGCCTAGCTTGGGGGGGGCTCATCTCCTTCTCAAGCTACAACCCTGTTCA CAACAATTGTGTGCAAGATGCTGTGATCCTGACAGCGATAACTGGCTTCACCTCAATCTACGCTGCCACTGTCACCTACTCCATCATCGGCTTCAGAGCCACAGAGAAATTTGACAACTGTATCAGTGA GAACATAATCACGCTGTTAAATGCATTTAACCTTCCTGAGGACAACATCACTGCGAGCAACTACGAGGCGGCCTTCAATCAACTCAACAGCTCCTCTCCGGAGACTGTTTTTGGATTGGACATTAAAACTTGTGACATGCAGACACTTCTCAGTGAG GGAGTGGAGGGAACCGGCCTGGCCTTCATCGTGTTCACAGAGGCAATAACCAAGATGCCTGGATCTCCGGTCTGGTCTGTTCTCTTCTTCATCATGCTTCTCTGCTTGGGAATCTCGACCCTGTTTGGCAACATAGAGGGAGTGGTGGTTCCACTCAAAGATCTGAAATTGCTACCGCAAAAATGGCCCCAAGAAGCACTGACTG GAGTGACTTGTGCTGTTGCCTTCATCATCTGTATCCTGTTTGCACAGAATTCTGGGATTTATTGGGTAACTCTCTTTGACAATTTTGCTGGGTCAGTTCCACTTCTCACTATTGGATTGTTTGAGATGATTGCTGTTGTTTACATCTACGGCATTGACAG GTTCAATGAGGACTTGGTGTTCATGGTCGGCTATAAGCCCGGCATCTTCTGGCAGGTCACATGGAGGTTCATTAGTCCACTGATCGTTCTGGTTATTCTAATATTCTACATGGTGACACAAACCCAAAAAGAGCTCACCTACTTAGTCTGGGATTCCGAATCT GAGGAGTTTCCAGCTCTGGCGTCGGTGCCGTACCCGTCATGGATCAATGCGGTGGTCTTTCTTTTAGCGGGGGTCCCAAGTCTGGCAGTTCCTGTGTATGCATTATGTAGGTTGGTCTTTGTTTActgcaagaaaaaataa
- the LOC120827085 gene encoding sodium-dependent neutral amino acid transporter B(0)AT3-like isoform X2, which yields MEETKEPRVERPKWDNKAQYLLTCIGFAVGLGNVWRFPYLCQIYGGGAFLIPYVIALVFEGIPLLYLEMAVGQRLRMGSIGVWNSISPLLGGVGIASMLVSFLVSLFYNTILAWVFWYLFHSFQNPLPWSQCPLDANLTGYNVECVKSTPSNYFWYRETLKITDNIETSGSLNWWLVICLASAWCVVYICFIKGISSIGKAVYVTSTFPYLVLTIFLIRGLTLPGATDGLVYLFTPNWEILKNPQVWLDAATQIFFSLSLGVGGLIAFSSYNAEKNNCERDAVLVGVINSATSIYSCIPIFSILGFKANTAFNSCRMENILALTNKFEFSDQNITADNYVNWVEYLNRTSPSEVASLDLRQCDLQTFLDESASGTGLVFIVFTEAVVSMPGSQIWAILFFVMLFSLGLSSMFGLIEGVLTPIHDLKLFPRWIPKELITAGLCLASFLTALIFTLGSGNYWVAIFDSYVGSVPLLVIAFFEITAVVYGRGMKKFSEDICFMTGKRPNLYWKACWMVISPLMLLVVLVAYVAIQAQTRPSYSAWNPAHTHLLQDQEFLCAH from the exons ATGGAAGAAACCAAAGAGCCCAGAGTGGAGAGACCCAAATGGGACAACAAGGCTCAGTACTTGTTAACATGCATCGGCTTCGCAGTGGGTCTCGGAAACGTCTGGCGGTTTCCGTACCTCTGCCAGATCTACGGAGGAG GCGCATTCCTCATCCCGTACGTCATAGCGCTGGTGTTCGAGGGCATCCCCCTGCTCTACCTGGAGATGGCTGTAGGACAGAGGCTGCGCATGGGCAGCATCGGGGTCTGGAACTCCATCTCTCCTCTACTGGGAGGAGTCG GAATTGCCTCCATGTTGGTGTCGTTCCTGGTGAGCCTTTTCTACAACACCATTCTTGCCTGGGTCTTCTGGTACTTATTCCACTCGTTCCAAAACCCCCTGCCGTGGAGCCAGTGTCCACTGGACGCTAACCTCACAG GCTATAACGTGGAATGTGTGAAGAGCACTCCATCAAACTACTTCTGGTACCGCGAGACCCTGAAAATCACAGACAACATCGAGACCAGCGGCTCCCTGAATTGGTGGCTGGTCATCTGTCTGGCCAGCGCTTGGTGTGTGGTCTACATCTGCTTCATCAAAGGCATTTCCTCCATCGGAAAG GCTGTGTACGTGACGTCCACGTTCCCTTACCTGGTGCTGACTATTTTCCTGATCCGCGGCCTCACTCTTCCCGGAGCAACTGATGGGCTGGTGTACCTCTTCACCCCGAAT tgggaGATACTGAAGAACCCTCAGGTGTGGTTGGACGCTGCCACCCAGATCTTCTTCTCGCTCTCCTTGGGCGTTGGAGGTCTCATAGCTTTCTCCAGCTACAACGCAGAGAA GAACAACTGTGAGAGGGACGCTGTTCTAGTAGGAGTAATAAATAGTGCCACCTCCATCTACTCCTGCATTCCCATCTTCTCCATTCTGGGCTTTAAAGCTAACACCGCTTTCAACTCGTGCCGGATGGA AAACATCTTGGCTCTGACCAACAAGTTTGAGTTTTCCGACCAGAACATAACAGCAGACAACTACGTCAACTGGGTGGAGTATCTGAATCGCACGTCTCCAAGTGAGGTGGCCAGTTTGGACCTGAGACAATGTGACCTGCAGACATTCCTCGACGAG AGCGCATCAGGTACCGGCCTGGTATTTATTGTGTTCACCGAGGCCGTGGTCAGTATGCCGGGCTCACAGATATGGGCCATCCTGTTCTTCGTCATGCTCTTCAGCCTGGGCCTGTCCTCCATGTTTGGCCTGATAGAGGGAGTCCTCACGCCCATTCACGACCTCAAACTGTTCCCCAGGTGGATCCCTAAAGAACTCATAACAG CGGGCCTCTGCTTGGCGTCCTTCTTAACGGCTCTCATCTTCACCCTCGGTTCGGGGAACTACTGGGTGGCGATCTTTGACAGCTACGTGGGCTCCGTACCTCTGCTCGTTATTGCCTTCTTCGAGATCACTGCAGTTGTTTATGGCCGTGGAATGAAAAA GTTCAGTGAAGACATCTGTTTCATGACCGGGAAGAGACCCAACTTATACTGGAAGGCGTGCTGGATGGTGATCAGTCCCTTAATGCTTCTGGTGGTGTTGGTTGCCTACGTGGCCATCCAGGCACAGACACGCCCCTCGTATTCCGCGTGGAACCCGGCCCAT ACTCATCTGCTCCAGGATCAGGAATTCCTCTGCGCCCACTGA
- the LOC120827085 gene encoding sodium-dependent neutral amino acid transporter B(0)AT3-like isoform X1: protein MEETKEPRVERPKWDNKAQYLLTCIGFAVGLGNVWRFPYLCQIYGGGAFLIPYVIALVFEGIPLLYLEMAVGQRLRMGSIGVWNSISPLLGGVGIASMLVSFLVSLFYNTILAWVFWYLFHSFQNPLPWSQCPLDANLTGYNVECVKSTPSNYFWYRETLKITDNIETSGSLNWWLVICLASAWCVVYICFIKGISSIGKAVYVTSTFPYLVLTIFLIRGLTLPGATDGLVYLFTPNWEILKNPQVWLDAATQIFFSLSLGVGGLIAFSSYNAEKNNCERDAVLVGVINSATSIYSCIPIFSILGFKANTAFNSCRMENILALTNKFEFSDQNITADNYVNWVEYLNRTSPSEVASLDLRQCDLQTFLDESASGTGLVFIVFTEAVVSMPGSQIWAILFFVMLFSLGLSSMFGLIEGVLTPIHDLKLFPRWIPKELITAGLCLASFLTALIFTLGSGNYWVAIFDSYVGSVPLLVIAFFEITAVVYGRGMKKFSEDICFMTGKRPNLYWKACWMVISPLMLLVVLVAYVAIQAQTRPSYSAWNPAHDQFPLAEQKQYPDWVFSIIILLSVLPVIPIPLVALYRLICSRIRNSSAPTDLNPYCNDGFEVEPQEQKNRTA, encoded by the exons ATGGAAGAAACCAAAGAGCCCAGAGTGGAGAGACCCAAATGGGACAACAAGGCTCAGTACTTGTTAACATGCATCGGCTTCGCAGTGGGTCTCGGAAACGTCTGGCGGTTTCCGTACCTCTGCCAGATCTACGGAGGAG GCGCATTCCTCATCCCGTACGTCATAGCGCTGGTGTTCGAGGGCATCCCCCTGCTCTACCTGGAGATGGCTGTAGGACAGAGGCTGCGCATGGGCAGCATCGGGGTCTGGAACTCCATCTCTCCTCTACTGGGAGGAGTCG GAATTGCCTCCATGTTGGTGTCGTTCCTGGTGAGCCTTTTCTACAACACCATTCTTGCCTGGGTCTTCTGGTACTTATTCCACTCGTTCCAAAACCCCCTGCCGTGGAGCCAGTGTCCACTGGACGCTAACCTCACAG GCTATAACGTGGAATGTGTGAAGAGCACTCCATCAAACTACTTCTGGTACCGCGAGACCCTGAAAATCACAGACAACATCGAGACCAGCGGCTCCCTGAATTGGTGGCTGGTCATCTGTCTGGCCAGCGCTTGGTGTGTGGTCTACATCTGCTTCATCAAAGGCATTTCCTCCATCGGAAAG GCTGTGTACGTGACGTCCACGTTCCCTTACCTGGTGCTGACTATTTTCCTGATCCGCGGCCTCACTCTTCCCGGAGCAACTGATGGGCTGGTGTACCTCTTCACCCCGAAT tgggaGATACTGAAGAACCCTCAGGTGTGGTTGGACGCTGCCACCCAGATCTTCTTCTCGCTCTCCTTGGGCGTTGGAGGTCTCATAGCTTTCTCCAGCTACAACGCAGAGAA GAACAACTGTGAGAGGGACGCTGTTCTAGTAGGAGTAATAAATAGTGCCACCTCCATCTACTCCTGCATTCCCATCTTCTCCATTCTGGGCTTTAAAGCTAACACCGCTTTCAACTCGTGCCGGATGGA AAACATCTTGGCTCTGACCAACAAGTTTGAGTTTTCCGACCAGAACATAACAGCAGACAACTACGTCAACTGGGTGGAGTATCTGAATCGCACGTCTCCAAGTGAGGTGGCCAGTTTGGACCTGAGACAATGTGACCTGCAGACATTCCTCGACGAG AGCGCATCAGGTACCGGCCTGGTATTTATTGTGTTCACCGAGGCCGTGGTCAGTATGCCGGGCTCACAGATATGGGCCATCCTGTTCTTCGTCATGCTCTTCAGCCTGGGCCTGTCCTCCATGTTTGGCCTGATAGAGGGAGTCCTCACGCCCATTCACGACCTCAAACTGTTCCCCAGGTGGATCCCTAAAGAACTCATAACAG CGGGCCTCTGCTTGGCGTCCTTCTTAACGGCTCTCATCTTCACCCTCGGTTCGGGGAACTACTGGGTGGCGATCTTTGACAGCTACGTGGGCTCCGTACCTCTGCTCGTTATTGCCTTCTTCGAGATCACTGCAGTTGTTTATGGCCGTGGAATGAAAAA GTTCAGTGAAGACATCTGTTTCATGACCGGGAAGAGACCCAACTTATACTGGAAGGCGTGCTGGATGGTGATCAGTCCCTTAATGCTTCTGGTGGTGTTGGTTGCCTACGTGGCCATCCAGGCACAGACACGCCCCTCGTATTCCGCGTGGAACCCGGCCCAT gaTCAATTTCCCCTAGCTGAACAAAAGCAATATCCTGACTGGGTGTTTTCCATAATCATCCTCCTGAGTGTTCTACCTGTGATTCCCATCCCTCTGGTGGCACTCTACAGACTCATCTGCTCCAGGATCAGGAATTCCTCTGCGCCCACTGACCTAAATCCTTACTGCAATGACGGCTTTGAGGTTGAACCGCAGGAGCAGAAGAACCGGACAGCGTGA